Within Sorghum bicolor cultivar BTx623 chromosome 2, Sorghum_bicolor_NCBIv3, whole genome shotgun sequence, the genomic segment TTCTACATGCATCTAAAACTGGTAGAGTAGTGAAGAACACGATGCTCTAGCACTACAATGATCAGCACTAGATCACGACAACCTAGATGGATACCTACGCATGCAGTAGCCCCTGCACTACATGTGAGGCAACATGGTCCATAGCCTTGCATCACGAAGGCCTTGCAGCATATAGCCACACCAGCCCTCGGTTGCTAACGTGCACGCATCTCCAGCCGCACATCTCTCTTCTCCATGCATACAAGACGACAACCAGAGCATGCACGAGTGGCGCGGATAAATATCCACAGGAATTGTAGGCTAGGATAGGCAAACCAGAGGCGGGACACAGCAGGTTGCATGCTACACGCAGGCAAAGACATTCTAGAGCCCGGGCACCTATTGCTAGTAGCAGCCAAGGCCCTGACGCAAAAGCGAGCCTAGGTGCATGACGACAAGCGTGGCCTACTTGGAAAGAACAAGGGTCCAACAATGCCTAGTAGAAATAGACGCCACCAGAAAAGAGGGGAGCTCAGGCCACGACAAATAGACGCCACCAGAAAAGAGGGGAGCTCAGGCCACGACAGGATGCTTCGGCGAAAAAGTGGCTTGCGCAAGCATGCCTCAAGCCTATTTAAGTCGTGTTGCTATGCTTGAGTCACTGCAATACACCAACTTGTCTTGCATCCATCTTGGTGAGCGAGAGACCTAGACTAATCGATAGGTCAAGAAGATCGAGTTTATGCATGTATGTATGCTTCATTTTTCTAGTATTTTCTTAACTTATTTAGTTGCTTGATATGTTTGTTTGTTGGTGCTTCATGGATCTGATGATCTCAGCTAAGGAGCAAGAGAACCATGGAAGAGCAGCAACAACAGGAGATGAATACTGCTAGCATTGGCGGAGGCCTCACCCTACCTCCAGGGTTCCGCTTCCACCCAAGTGACAATGAGATTGTCAGCATCTACCTCATGAACAAGGTGCATAATAGGGGTTTCACCAGCACAATCATTGCAGAGGTCGACCTAAACAAGACAGAGCCATGGGACCTTCCACGTACGTAACAAGCAGCATCAATTTGTACATACATATACACCCTTGTCTTGTTTGATCAAAGAAGTGGATGATGTTGTTATGCTAGTGATCAATATGTGGACTAATATATGTTGCTTGATTCATTCACATGCTATAGAGGAGGCAAAAATAGGCGAGAAAGAGTGGTACTTCTTCTACCAGAAGGACCGAAAGTACCCATCAGGCCTAAGGGCAAACAGGGCCACAAAGGGCGGTTACTGGAAAGCAACCGGCAGGGACAAGGAGGTCGACAATACCACACAAGGGGTGGTGTTGCTCATTGGCATGAAGAAGACACTTGTCTTCTACAGGGGCAAGGCTCCCAAGGGTGACAAAACAAACTGGGTGATGCACGAGTACAGGCTCGAAGGGAGCAGTAGGCTCCCCGACCCGGCATCTGCATCTAGCTCGGCCTCAAACGTCTTGGCCATGAAAGCTTCAGCTTCCAAGGTGTGTGGTAGTCGTAACAACAATGGCATGATGAATGCATCCATATGCTACTTGCTTTATTTTCTTATGCTAATATGATTTCACTCCCTGTTTATAAATGAAATTTGCGCAGGATGAGTGGGTGGTCTGTCGTGTGTTTGACAAGACCACTAGTATCAAGAAGATGACTACACCAGTGTACAAGGTGGCCATGGCTAGCGCTGAGATTGGTCAGAATCAGAACAACACCCCGGCCATCCCCATCCCCATGCCCCTACAGCAGCCGCTACCCGTGCCCATGCCGATGGAATCTCCCATCCTACGAGACTTCGCCACATGCCCAGTGGCACCCTATTTTCCCAACACTGGTGCGGACATGCCACCCATGATGTCGTCTATGGAAGGTATCGATGGCACCAGCAGCCTCCAAATCAATGACACCCTATTTGGCAATTCGATAGCAACGCCGCCGCAGATGGACTTGTACCACCATATGGGCATGGGGGTTGCAGCTGTCCATATGGGCATTGGGGTAGCTGGCCAGATGGATATGGCAGCAACTGGCACTGATGGCTTTGATCTTGCTACGCCTATGCCGCCCTCGATGGCATCACAGAAGGACGAGCAGGCTAATGTCGCTAAGATGTGGTCGATGATGTCTGTTGCTGGCCCAGGGTCTGTGAACCCCAGCACTGAGAGGGATGACATATGGAAGTACTAAAGCAGTGAACATGATATGGACATTTGCATAAATATGCATGTTATATCTATATCTGCATTGCATTTTATGAAATAATGCATGGCTTGTATATTTCAATAATAACTATGTATGGGTGCATGTACTAGTATATGCACTATCATTGAACATGCGGTATATATGTGTTTGGTCTTAGTACTAAGACTAAGAGATATAACAAAGAACTTAGATGATGATATCGATTCAAAGAGCTAAAAACAATAGTATATCACTgaatattaaaaataaaaaatagaaccAGATTTAGATGTTAGTAACCCAAGTCCCCATATCACACTGTCACGATCGATGAGATGTGAGATGTACAGCAAACACAAGTGTATAGTATGGAAAAGTAGCAGGAGGGGGGAGAAGGGGCGACGCGACTTGGCTGGCTCAACCTGGTGCCTGGTGCTGGAGTCTTGCAAGGTGCACGTGGCCTAGGCCGTCGGGCTTGGCTTTGGCCACCGGGCCATGCCCCAGAGTGACGGAGGCAGGCAGCTGGCAGTGGCGGAGCCATAATTAATTTCATGGCTGGGTATTGCATACATAAAAAATTTCGATGCATACGTGCAATAGTAATAAATTAAACAACATACAAGGTTTGTACTGTCATAGGGCCATTTTCTCTAATAATTTCGATGCAAAATGTGCTAGTGTGCTCACCTTGACTCAAGCAGCAAGCCGGAGGCTGAAGCCGAAACTGTGGCCGTCGCGGGCTGCCAGAGCGTTGGGCTCGCCAGTCGTCACCGCCCGCTGGTCGCCGCTAGGGTCGGGAGTTGGTGCGACGTGGAGCAGTGCAATGCGATGCGAGTTGGGAGACTGGGAGCGGCAGCTAGGAAACGATCTTTTTTCTTTACTTTGTTGAGCTGAAATAAGTCGCTGCTTTCTGCTGAGCTTTGGGCTAGAATTGCAACATGTAGCAGCTATACACGTTATACCTACCTACACGTTATACCTATATGTATGTATTTGTGTTTATTTTCAAAATCTTGGGTATTCTATGGCATACAGGGAATACCCCTAGCGCCACCCATGACAGCTGGGCAGAAAGCTTACAAGGGCGGGGACGCAGATTGTAGGAGCGGCTGTAGCTTGCACGAGGCAAGCAGGCGGTAGGCGATGCCGCGGCGAACCGGGGAGGGCGGGTGGTGCGCCGAGGCCGACGGGGCGAGGCCGAGGCAGCCGGTGACTCCAGACGCAGATGGGGAGAGAGGCCGAGGCATCGGGCGTCGGCGTCGCGACTTCACGAGCAGCGACTGGGACGGGTAAGGTGGCGAGCATTGGGCTTCCAGCTTCCTAAGTTCCCGTCAGTTAGGTTTGGGAATGGCTAGATGGGCTTCGAGTTGGACCTTGGAGGGGGCTACCGGGCTGGATCTGAAACACTGCACTTGGTTTATCTGGGCTAGGGGGGTTGTAGCCCCACCTGACCCACGCAGATCCGTCCCTAGACATGACAACTTATACAACTTGCTTATATTATCTTATTatataggcattgtttagtttcttataaattttgcaaaaaaaaaatagatttttcatcacatcgaatcttgcggcacatgcatggagcattaaatatagactaaaaaataactaattgcacagtttgtctctaatttacgagacaaatcttttgagtctagttagtcaatgattagacaatatttgtcaaatacaaacgaaagttctacggtgtccattttgtaaaaaaaattgcaactaaacaaggccgaaatgCGCTATTTATGAGTACTGAAGACATTGGTGCAATCAATGTATAAATATTTAGTCAACTAAACTACAATgtctctaaatatttttatagaagTTTAAATTCCCATATAAATCAAGATATTTATTTGGTTCTTACTGAACGGTCATcttaaacaaaacaaaaatctTTTAAAGCAAATAAGTTGAAAGGACATGACAAAATATTATTtccttgaaaaataaaaagagaaactATCCAACATTAATTCACTTTATGTTTGTCTTGTTGCAAGATTTGTTTAGAGTTGTAAAGTTACCTTACAGACTTTTCGAGGGTTATGTGGTGTCAGGTTTGTGTGGGAGCTAGCAAGtgcaagtttttttttctgttaaTCTACCTGTGCACAAATGGTAGAGTATTGGACAATAATAGTTGTATTCTTATTTGTAGGTTAGTTATATGGCTTATGGTGTGATATTCACTATTATGAGAGTGATTTTTAGGAGTCGTTGCAAGGGATGGCTATCCATCTGTCTCTATAAATCATTGATATATCACATGAAATACATGTGCATGTAGCTGTGGAGATTTATTAAACCCCGCAACCTTAATTTGGGCTCACGCATAGCTGCAGTGACAACTCCACCCTAAAATCACTTGTGGCAGAAGGAGAGAAACACTCCCCTCGTTTTCACTTTACctgattttaaaataaatatttagcaCCCTAAATGAATTTAAACTAAAAAGGTAACAATTGTAAAGTTGTAGATATCATCGAATACTGTGACGTTAGTTTTGGTCTATTCTTCATGTGAGGTTGTTTGAAAAATTTAGATTTCAAAGTGTGATAAATTCAAATAAAATTTTacttgaaaaataatttaaaatgaaaagattatcaactataaagttgtataaCTCTTCGATGATTTTTGTCATTTTACCATGCGAGGtcatttcaaaattttaatttcaaAATATGAGCACTTAAAACTGAATTTTAGGAGCACAAattatttcaaatgaaaaatatCAACTATATTGTTTTATATCTTTttcgagatctataactttaGTTTTGGTCATTTCTCTATTCCTGGTCGTTTGCAAAATTTCAAAATGTTGATTTCAATGTGAAAATTTCAAACAGAATTTGCTATAACTAAATGcttttaaattaaaaaaaatgccAGCTAAGTTTTAGATCTCTTCGGGGtatacaattttgatataaagtttgtcttaaTCCAACTTTGTTTGAAAAGGTTATAAATTTTACTGTGTTGCGACTAGTTTGAGAGACAACTCTAAATTGTCTCTAGAAATACATTTTAAAATACGGCTAGATCTACCTCTAGTAGAGATAAGAATATTTGTGAGAGACGTCTAAAAATACTAGGCGCAGTCTACATTGGTAAAGACGGCTCTAGTTTCATAAATCATTTTTAAAGGCGATTTTAGATTGAGATgtcttttttatataaaaaagaagGCACCTCTACGAATTGTTTTACAGTGGTGATTTGGCAAAAGGAGATTAAATATTCTTACTTGCATGTTACTTTTAAATCCACTTATTTTATAAGCTTCTGGCCATTCTTCAAAGGAAATTTTGCATGCACCACTATATTTCATAATACTTttaattaggtcttgtttagttctattttttttaaattggatactatagcactttcgtttgtatttgacaaatattgtccaatcatggactaactaagttcaaaagattcgtctcgcaaattacaggtgagctgtgtaattagtttttatttttatctatatttaatctcTATGCATgcatttaaagatttgatgtgacagggaatctgaaaaattttgtaaatttttttgaactaaacaaggccttaaagccACGTGTTTACAGACTCCAAAGCATATCACGACATAGGAAATAGTGGATCATCTTTTCCTTGAGTGTAACCTTGCTAGAGAATGTTGGGACCTAATTGAGCTGACAGTGATTAGTTTCCCAGACCCCTTGCAAAGATttgagagttttttttttttgaggaagtcAGTAGGGGTTTCCCCCTACTATAATTTTATTAATTGAAATAAAGGTACAAAGTCCAGAAGGTTTACATCATGAAACATAGAAAGTAAAGAAGAAAATTAACAAAATTACTCAAAGTTGTCTAGCCATAACTGCAACTGATCACTAAAAGAGTTCTTAGCCCTGAGCCTAGCCCAGACTAATTCTTGTCTGAAGGTGGTCTTAACTGCCTGAAGAGAATGACTACGATTCCGGAAGATGACATCATTTCTTGCAGTCCATATTCCCCAGAACATTGCAACAATTATCTCCATGAAGAAGGGCTTATTAATCTGGGGCTTGAAGAGAACAACTGTATCAGAGAGGTTATCCTGAATGAACTGAGCAAGACCAAGAATGTTCCAACAAGAGAGTGCAAAAGGGCAGCCTAGAAAAAGATGATGCAAAGATTCCTCAACATTCAAGTGACAGAGCACATAGTTATAGCTCGGCAGATCCATATTTCTTCTTCTTAGCAGTTCTCTTGTACTCAAACGATCCTTCAAAGCTAACCAAAATGAGACTTTCCGCTTTGGTAAACATCTTGAATTCCACAACCACTGAAAGACTGGTGAGACTGTCACGGTTCCCAGTAAGTGACAGTAAGCTTTACTAGATATATATCTATTGGAGCCCCACACATAGTGCCAAGTATCATTTGTTTCATTAGGCTGCAAAGCCCCTAAATCAGTTAGCAAAGTTTGGTATTGCCCATAGGCTTCCACAGAGAGTGGTAACTGGAAGAACACAGATTTATCCTCCATAGATAAGAAGAGGTGGACAGAGACATTGTTTCTTCTTGAGAAAGAGAACAATTCTGGATATTGAGTACTTAAAGGAGGTCCATGCCATGTATCAGTCCAAAAAAGACAGGAAGTACCATTTCCAATTACAACCGAAGCCAGATCCTTGTATTTATCAAGTAGCTTAAAAACATCCTTCCACCAAAAAGATCCTTTTCTACCAGTAGTGGGGGCAGTGTCGCCCAAATAGTAGGCATTCCAAACCAGTTGAACCCAGGGAACATCACATTTATTGAAGAACTTATGAAGATGTTTAAGCAGAAGGCTTTCATTCTGAACATAGAGGTCATGAACACCTAGACCACCATTCTCCTTTGAGTTGCAGACTAGTTTCCAAGCAGCTTTTGGTGGTTTTTTGGAAAGAGGATCAGACCCTCTCCAAAGACAATGctttctaaatttatcaatctgCTTAATCACTGTTTTTGGAAGGAGGTAAGTGCACATGGCATAGGTGGGTAAGGCAGTGAGCAGTGTGTTTGTCATTTGGAGTCGACCAGCTTGACTTAGGAAGGAAGACATGGTGACTAGTCTTCTTTCACACTTTGAGACTAGAGGCCAAAAGTTAGCAACTGTTGGTTTTGTGATACTTAGAGGTAGGCCCAGGTAGGTGAAAGGAAGGGAACCAATGGAACAACCAAAGGTGTTTACCAGAATGTTCATCTTTTGTTCAGAGACATTGATAGGGATCATCATAGATTTGGCATAATTGACTTTTAAACCAGTGGAGTCAGCAAAGGAGTTAAGGATTGCTTTTAAGAAGAAAAGTTGCCTGGCATCTCCTTGCATAAAGATCAAAGTGTCATCAACATATTGTAGGATAGGGAAATCTTGATCATGTGAGAGGTTTAGGGGCAAGGAAATGACACCATTCTGCTTGGCAGAGTTAAGAATGGTTTGTAGAAAATCTGCAGCCAGGACAAAGAGGAGAGGTGATAAAGGATCACCCTGCCTAACTCCACGCTTACAGTGAAAGACCTTTCCTGGCACTCCATTTAGAAGAACAGATGAAGTACCCGAAGCAAAGATGTTCTTTATCCAAGTGATCCATTTCTTAGGGAGGCCCTTTTTGTTGCATGATCTGAATCATAAGCTGGTGCTCAACTTTATCAAAAGCCTTTTCAAAATCTAATTTTAGAATAATAAGTTCCCTTTTGGATTGATGACAGAGATGGAGATATTCCAGAGACCAGGCCAGACAAATTTGAGAGTTTTATTGGCAGTAGGTTCTTCATggaatcattattattatgtgtTGGAGCATTTAGACTGTCAGGAATGATGCAATCTTAAGAGGAATTCCTATCAGCAGTCTGCGTGGCTAGAAGTTTTCAAAAACTGCTTCAAGAACCTCCTTTGGAGGGCTAAGAAGAAATATTTTCCAGCTATAGAATCATGGATAGAGCAATTTGTGTAAttgctttgattttttttgtttctttttttagcGTGTTTGACATAACTCACAACAACTTTATGAATTGTTGTGAGTTATTTTTTTCCAAACACTCTTTTTCAAAATAGATTCATAggtgaagctatttttcttcttctctcatAGAGACATGAGTTGGAAtaaagctgaaaaaagtagcttatcctAACTCTCTCTCCCATTTCTTTCTTTCATCCATGCATGAAAATGTTAGTGAAGCCATTTTGTTAAACAAGTTTTTCAAAACAACTCAGCTTTAATTAGAAAGTTGCTCATGAAGcacttttctaaaaaaattttactAATGAAGCTAAGTTGTGCCAAATAGGGAGCTACTTGCCTCCCCTCCCTTCTATTGCTCTGCTCTGTTATGTTTTTGGACTTGGTTGTAATCTCCTTGGTTATGTATTAATAAATTTTCAGCAGAGGCCCCTACGGGCCTCTTCTCAagcatctccaacggttttgTATTTGGAGTTTACATTCTTGTAATTTGCTAAAAATCACAAAATAAGGTATTCAATGGTTTTGCATTTAGAGTTTGCATTTTgagcaacttggcaaatgagagaTCAAACCTGGCATAATTGCCAAGCCGCGGACGGCTTGGCAAAAGCCTGATCGTGTGCGTCTCCCGGTCCCCCATGCGATCCGGACTTTTCTTCGGGCCTTATATGCTCCATCGATCGCGACCGAAACCCCTCGGGCCTCCACACGCCGCGGTCCGCAGCCAATCGAAGTCGCGAGGGACTCCATCGCGAGCACTGGCCCTCCACGCGCCACCGTCCGCTGCCGATCACGACCGACTCTGTCACGCAGAAACTCCCTCCCCACGCGCCGTCGTCCACTGCCGATCGCGAGCAACACCATCGCGTAGAAACTCCCTCTACGCGCCGTCATCAGCTGTCAATCGCGACCAACTCCATCGCGCAGAAACTTCCTCCACGCACCGCCGTCCTCCGCCGCAGCAGTGACGTTCCCAGGGCAGCAGCTATGGGGAGCAGCAAGGCAGGAAAAGGCGGCGACCTGATTGGCGATAGAATTGACGGCGATACAACTGGCGGCGCGGGTACCTGGGCGCGCGAAGAAGTCGACCGCACAGAAAAAAACCGCGACCGCACGCCACACAGAAAAAATTCGTATCCGGGTCCACTTTGGGTAAATATCAAATCAAttatgcaaaacccttggagatgacctatttttagACTTCGTATTTTGTTTTGGGTGTTTGCAAACAACAAAAAATGTCAAGTCAATTATGCAAaatccttggagatgctcttaaaaaaagagataaaCAAAAGAAGTTTTGCatgcaaatatttaaagcaggaggaaaaaaaggaaaaagagaatATGGCGTCTTCGCGCAGGGACTGGGACGACCTGCTGGTCGTCTTTTTCGTTGAGATCTCCCTTTGCTGCTTATTAGACAGTGCACGACTTCTGGGCGATCTATTATTGGTCTGTGATCACTGATCAGCATCAACAATTATTGTACATATATTTTGTTGGTCAACACATTAGCACGTTCTTTATTTAGCAATTAGCATACACACAGAAGTCAGGCTTGGACGTCGCCGTCGTCATGGTGCTTGTCTGCTTGACTGCCTCAACAGGAACTCCATGAGACGGCGGTTGAAGGCGCGCGGTCGCTCCAGCATGACTAAGTGCCCCGCCTTGGCTATGCTTCGCAGTGTCGCCTTCTCACCGAGCTGCCTGCGCGTGTGCAGTGAAATGCACATGTATGCATCACATATATCGCATCTGTTAGTTATACTATCAACTCTGGTGCAGTTCACAGGTGTAGTATTTAATTACTGTGCATTGTATTGACGCGTGTACATGTCTTTAGTACATACGCGCCGGTAAATTTGGGATCAGTGTATTATTGCTTTGCTGTCGTCTGGGGATCAGGCCAGGTACTCACTCTTTGAGGCTCCTCGCAAGCTCCATGTTGAAGATGCTGTCATCCTCGCCCCAGAGCAAAAGTATCTCCTGCAATTCGAGCGGGCGTGTAAAAGAATGGTACGTAACCTACTAGGCCACCGTTTGAAATGTAGGTATTGcatttaacaaaaaaaaaatcaagtacATCTTTCATGCTGCCTTAATAATGAAACTTGAATTGGCCATGTAAAAAAATTGAATGGAAAGTAATAACATGGCCAAACTGAGATTTTCTAAATCTGAACCCTACATGCATGCACGAGAAATTttgatatttaaccatcaataaaTGTGCACATCTCTATATTTGGTATCCAATTCGCATCTTCAGGGTTAAATTTCTAAAGACGTATGAATTAGATATTAAATGAATAGAGACGCAGCTTAAATATCAAAACTTCTCTGCACGTATCATGCAGTAGGGACTAGTAGAGTACTTGTATATGTCGTACCTGCCGAAAACAAGGGACGACAACAGCTGCGTCTTCGTCGCTGATCACCAAGCGTTCAAGCAGCTGCGCCCTTTCCTTACGGTTAAAAATCATCTGCACATAAATTAAAACGCATGCACAGAATGATGGTTGAGTTGAATGACATATATAGACCTATATATGCGTGTGTATGTATATTTATGTACCAGCTTGATATAGTCTCTGAGGACGCGATCAGGGAACCACCACTTTCTATAGGTGCCCGTGGCAAAGAGCGACCTG encodes:
- the LOC8055787 gene encoding protein CUP-SHAPED COTYLEDON 1 is translated as MHLRSKRTMEEQQQQEMNTASIGGGLTLPPGFRFHPSDNEIVSIYLMNKVHNRGFTSTIIAEVDLNKTEPWDLPQEAKIGEKEWYFFYQKDRKYPSGLRANRATKGGYWKATGRDKEVDNTTQGVVLLIGMKKTLVFYRGKAPKGDKTNWVMHEYRLEGSSRLPDPASASSSASNVLAMKASASKDEWVVCRVFDKTTSIKKMTTPVYKVAMASAEIGQNQNNTPAIPIPMPLQQPLPVPMPMESPILRDFATCPVAPYFPNTGADMPPMMSSMEGIDGTSSLQINDTLFGNSIATPPQMDLYHHMGMGVAAVHMGIGVAGQMDMAATGTDGFDLATPMPPSMASQKDEQANVAKMWSMMSVAGPGSVNPSTERDDIWKY